The Penaeus monodon isolate SGIC_2016 chromosome 6, NSTDA_Pmon_1, whole genome shotgun sequence genomic sequence ttgagtggcgaaggatggtggagaggtccacggctgctcaaacatgagcataccgttattgatgatatatatatatatatatatatatatatatatatatatatatatatatatatatatatataatcacaaacacacactcagtaAGCGGCAGAGTTATAAGTTGGAATCTTGTGTTTCAGTTCTTCCAAGGGTTTGAACTGTGTCGAGGTCGAACTTGTTCACGCCTTGAAATTCGGAACAGTTGCACTAAATCGAATTTCACATTAATACAAGACTTTATGTCAAAAGTTGATATACATGCATTTGGAAAAGGTGTGTATTGTCGAAAGGAGCGAAACAGTTGATTTGTtagttatactaccagaaaaaagtgtatatatatacttatatatatatatatatatatatatatatatatatatatatatatatatatatatatatatataatacataagctTAACTTCTTTTAAAATGCATTGGGTTTAAAGGGTACGGTCCATAACCTACCCTAATCTAACGtagccttctcttccccccccccctttttttttagaacatgCAAAAAGCAAAAttcagaaacaatatatataatataagcagaAAAAATAACACGGAGAAGAGTAAAGCATAGAAGTGCTAATATTTGAGCAAAGCAGAAGTTCACGtaaatacaagaaagaaaatagttaaaaattGATATTTAAGTATTCACACGGAAAATACTAACCAAAAGCTTTTTGTACTGGCGTGCATTTACCTAGCTCTACTGACCACGTTTGGATTTATCTAGTTTATATTCGCCTGTTTTGTCATGCAAATTCATCCAGGTAAATGCACATATTTTCtcaatacaacataaaatatacagcCAACATTTCTATTTTATGTAAATGGCAAAGACTGTTATAtcgtgaaaaaacaaaaacaaaaaaacatgcagatggcaaaaaattatttcagaaatgatGTCATTAGATAGAGTAATgggcaatatactatatatatatatatatatatatatatatatatatatatatatatatatatatatatatataaatatatatatatatatatatatatatatatataatataatatatatatatatatatatatatatatatatatatatatatatcagaaataacTGTCCAAGCGTTATAGAAAGAGGTAACAACTATATCAGAGAGGAACTGTATGCCTCATTACGAGCAAATGAACACTTACTGTCGTTTTGTTTAAGAGTGATAGAAGACTGGTTTCATAGGCTGGTTTCATGCGATACTTAACTTTCACGAATGGAGAGCAAGTAGACTTTCTTTTACAGAGATAGTAGACTTTTTAGGACATTAGACGTGAATCGATCAGAATATTTTGCCTGGTCATTAACCACcatcatataattaatttaaagaaCGTTAACAAAAGCGCATCGTTGAAAACAAGAAAACCATTGATTCGGGAAAGAGATTATGGATTCATAATTCTTAAATACATCGAGCTATTAAAATGTAATACTTGTGACTgctgaaaaatatttatagaaacaGTACCACCTTTACCAAGCTGTAAGTCGGTACAGAAAAAttatctctttcactttcatcagGGAAAGACTTTAGAATATGACAGTGGATAAAAGCGAAATTGAAATGATttttactgatactgatactgtctCTTTGAAGAAGTTTAAGAGTTGGggcaaattattataatagaaaaggATCAAGAACTCAAATAATTTCGCAGGCTTAAAAAGCATACGGGCGGAGAAGaaatatcatagtaataaaatcatACGTTTCTCGATCTAAAATGAAAATCGTGCGTTTATTGCGAATTTCTACAATGAATGTGTTGCTAAGAAGTGTAAATAATCATTAAAGGTTCGAAGAAAAATTAAAGACTATGAGAAGGTCAATAACGAAAGTCGAAGCTAATTTTGATTTATCGTTAATATGACATAAAATGTTAATGGAATTATTCAAAGTTGCCAAGAAAGGTAAGTGGAAATAGACAGCGCAAGTATCAGAACAAAATGACAATTTTTTGTTCTCAATATTTTACAAATGAAGCAGAAAGATGTTAtttggaagatgaaaaaaataatataaaattagttcTTTTCTTcagcagtgatatatatatatatatatatatatatatatatatatatatatatatatatatatatatattatatatatataaaaatataaaaaaacaaaaacacacacacacacacacacacacacacacacacacacatcacaatacaatatatatatatatatatatatatatatatatatatatatatatatgcatatatatatatatatctatatatatatatatataattatatatatatatattttatattaatatatatatatattaatatgttggtTGGATGTTTTTActatctatttaatatttatatatatatatatatatatatatataattatatatatatgtatataagtatttaatataaatatatatgtgtgtgagtgcgtgtatacacacataaacacacacacacacacacacacacacacacacacacacacacacacacacacacacacacacacacacacacacacacacacacacacacacaaaacacacacatacattcacgcaccacacacacacacacagacacatcacacacacacacacacacacacacacacacacatatatatatatatatatatatatatatatatatatatatatatacacacatctatatatgcatatatataaatatatatataaataattatatatataatatatatataactatatatatatatatataataatatatatatacaatatattatattggtgtgtgtgtgtggtggtgtagtgtggtgggtgtagtgtgtagtgtctgtgtgtgtagtggtgtaccacacatacatatcatacacaccccaacacacaaatatatatatatatatatatatatatatatatatatatatatatatatacatatatatactcacaaatatgtatacatatggatgtatgtatatatatatatatattatatatagtatatatatatatataatatattttatattatatatgtatatatatatatataatatatatatatatatatattgatataatcacacacacaacacaaacacacacacacacacacacacacacacacacacacacaccacacattatatataaataatatatatatatatatatattattttctgaaATTGTAATTAACTGTTTCGTTCTTTTCGACAATGCCAAATTTTCATACACGTCTTTTTCTTTGAACTAAAGACTTGTATCAACGTGAAATTCGATTTAGTGCAACTTTTCCGACCTTCTACCTCGGCATACAGCAAACTCTCTTTCGTTGGAAGAACTGAAAGATAAGAATCCAGCTTGAAACCCAACCCGTTTATGAGAGgataacagatataaaaaaaaggtagagataGTTATCAGGATTCTTTTTACGAGGCCCTCAACCCTATTACTTTAACAAGTTAAAGATCTCTgataatttacttttaaaaaatcaggcCTGCATATCACTGGCCGTGCATATTATATCCAGCTTAACTCTTGCGAGGGAGTTCGTGGCGTAAAACagattctatttatttcttctagGTTTTTATGAAAGGCTCACAAACAACAAAGAACCACAGCATTAACCGACAAGAGTTTACTTTGTTAAAAAAAGACTTCTGTGATGCTCTCCGATTAGGGAGTGACAGCTTCATCACCGCCACAGTAGTTTGACAAGGCCCTTGCGAAGTGACGTTGCAACAATAGCTGTATGACTCAGCATGCTGGTTTTTATCTAACTCTAGGGACTCTCGACTCCTTTCAGCTTTAACAGCTACGCAAAAGAAACATATAGTATTATACCTAAACAGAAGCGGTTCCTAACCtgtgggccaaaaaaaaataaaatacagtttTCATGAAAAGGGAAACCCATTCTTTCAGATTACGTTTTTTTCGCTATATTCTCTACAGGTATTTCGGTTTAAAATACCTTCAGATGGAATGTCGCATTAACTAACTGACTCGGATAAATTCCCAGACCTACATCGTAACAATAGAGGAGGTAAGTCAGCccatatctttaatatcattaacagcaaaatTTCTGTCCTGAAATCGGTATTGGTATAAATCACAAACGATGCACAGAAGACTTGTAACTTTGCGTAGGTTATGCATGTCTGATGGCTGCTCGGCATGgcaaaagtaaaaaacaacaacaacaacaaaaacgaacgtCTGAAGGTGTTCTTCACAAGTGTCAGATGTCATAAATTTCCGCACTTCATACCAGTGATTCAAGAGGTGCGAGTAGGATAGCAAGTGTTTAGTCAGGTGTAAGTTTAATTTGTTGAATCACAGATTTTATtgctgatttttgttttgttttgttaaatcaTTGGATTATACCTTTTCTGGCAATAATAAACCATTAAAATCCCTAAACAACAAATATTCATCAGTAAAGTCATAACTAAGGTATAACAAAGTTTAATGCCACTATTTCTGTGCATCTTCGTACATACAGTCAGAGACACCATCCGTCATACTAAAATAATCACCAAGTAAACATGGCATTCTAAACACCCTTATTCActttcacaaaaatgaaaaaatcagaaATTCAAATCGTCTATTTACTCCAGACGAATTGCAGGTTAGAAAATGTATCCAGTCATAAATCAGTCATAAACGGCTAATACTATACCTCAATGTAAGTATGCCGAATGCACTGAGCTCCCCAACACCACGATAaaaatagctatatatctatctgtctgactgtttatctatatgtcagTCCATCTATGTGCCTTTCTTTCTGTCCATTTCATTCTGcccatctgtctgtgtctgtgtctctgtttatctgtctgtctgtctctatagatagacaggcataaACTACCATATTCAGTATGTCATCCATTATATCAAAGGTCTTGAACTCTCAAAACACAACTTTATAaatcacatttatttacataaacaGTAAAACAACTACACATTCACATGTATGCTATAGGACCAGAGAACATTTAACTGTAGGCACTGACTCCCTTGGCCACGACATTAGCGACGAAACCTCCGTCCTTTGTGACCGAGTACTCCACCGTCTGCACGCGGCCGTCGGGCAACAGGACCTGAAGACCAATGAGTAATAAAACTGAACTGTTCACTAATCCTCTTTTTATAGATCGGTCTATTACCCGTGTTTTAGTACTGATGGGTCAGTATGGTATGTACTAAGATATTAATCTTAAAAGCTATTTAGGGATTTGTTAAGAAGTGTGAGGTAGGAAACAGCCCGTGAACTCTTGATTACTTGGTATTGCCCATTACACGCGAAAGCTTCATTACTTTTCCCTTACCCGAAGACCCCGGTTCTAACCTGGTATTGTCCCTGGGTGTTATAGCCGCTGCGGTCTTCCGAGTGACCGTAGTCGTTCTtggagtagtcgtccttcactCCATAACTGAACTGATACTCGGCTGGGGTCTGGAAGGGGAAAATGCATCTCATAAATGAACAGGGCGCCGCGAAACTGAGAGGTATTCACAACTACGAAGGAACACCAAAGCCTGTTGAATAGCTAGAGACACGGGAGATACTCACATCCGGGTAAGCAGGAGGGGGCGGTCCGTAGGGGTCGGAGGGACGGGCGGCGACTGTGACCACAACGACAGCAGCGAGGACCAGCTGGGAAGGGAAATCAACGTTTTACGACTTATAGCGACTGTTACTGTCGTTTAGAAACATCGGAATATTTGCTTCAACTTGTCTTTCCTTCGGCGTTTCCCTCAACACCCATATAAAGACGGAAAACCATAATAAACGAGGGTAGTATTCCTCCCATTAGCGAACACACGTTTATGTTCCTTCTACAAAATAAGGTCAGCGTTATCACTGTTTCTTACAGCatgaaaatgaatacataaattgataaatagaataTTAAACATCACACTTCGTAAAACTCTCATGTCTGTGTACGAATTCAGAAACAGGATGTTGATATCTAAGATACGAATTCCAGTAGGATGTATTGGATACCTGTAGAAGCTACCACTACAGACAGAATTACCATACCTTATACATCTTGTAAGGTAAGAAGTGtgctctttccctcccattcccatcGTTATATAGGTAAATGACCCTCCTATGGGCGTGGCTATGGTGACGTCAGCCAGAGATAGGTTGGAAAGGGTTGTTCACTTACCTGTGACGAGGCACAACCACGCTCACTGTGTACAACGTTACGCATACATCAGTACCACTATTGCACtcgaaaacaaaagcgaaactGAGTATCCTTCTTATCATACTTACGGACAAGATGACGAAGATACATTAAGAGACACTATACTACGCAAATTCAACAACCGACTTTTGCAATATATAGAAGGGGGATGGAGCGTTCTTAATATTACTCAAATTTGCCTTTAGGATGTCGAACACGAGAGCTTTGGGTTAGCCGTTACAAGGTCTATAAACCTCTGTGTTATTGACTCCATTAGCTAACGTAACGGGAGCAAGATGTAATTAACTGCGACCTCCAAGGCGAATTTTAGTTAAGGTTCTTTTCATAATTCAACGTTGCATCTAGTTCATTTGTACAGTATTCTAAAACACTGTTGCCTTGATACTGTACTGTTATTAGTGAAATTAGTGGGAAGAACAGTACCACTAACTATGGAAAGGTCTTGTGATTAGTTAACATGGAATACATTTTAAGCTAATTACGACACTCCTCGGCGCTTTCGTAAATAATTCAGAACTTCCACTTTAGGTGTTGGATGTTAAGAATCAGGCAATAGCTTTATTTTAAGGTCTTCTGTTacctgataatggtaatggtagtattagttgagaaatgataaaagtggtgataacaacaattattattattattaataatggtagtaatagtaataataataatgataataataataacaataatgataataataataatacatatacacacacacacacacacatacttatataaatacacatacacacaaacacacacacacacacacacgcacacacacacacacacacacacacgcgcacatatatctacccgtatatctatatctatatgtctgtatgtatgtatgtatatatatatatatatatatatatatatatatatatacgtatatatacgtatatatacatatatatacacacattcatatatatatatatatatatatatatatatatatatatatacatataaacacacacacacacacacatatatatacacacatatacatacacatatacacatctaccgGATCTGCTCCCTATTCCCCAGCGCCGCGTATGACGTTTAATAAATCCTCCTTCATTACAGTGTTTACTCTTCTCCTCTTGTTTAGACGCCGATACCAGGCGCCGCTATCCATCAAAATAATTCACAAGGTTTGGATACCCTGGAGCGATTCGGTATTGATAGAATAATCACGTGAAGCAGGGGCCGCAAATGAAcaatgataacgacgatgatgataataataacaataacgatagtgatgatgaatatggttatgattatgagtttgataatgataatggtaatgatgacaacaacagcaacagcaataataatgatgataatattaagaatgataataatgataacagtaatgatgatgatgataataatgaaaataataatgataataaaaaataatatgaataacaaaaacaacaacaaagtaatgatgatgataatgataataatgataataacagcagtaataatgataatgataataatgataatgataatgataatgataatagtgttaatgataaaaaggatagcgatgactagaaaaaaataacaatattagtaataatagcaacaataataataacaataataatagtaatgataataataataacaataataataacgaaaataataaacccagtaatgataataataacaataacaatggtaacagtaaggatagtaataataacagtgataatgataataataataataataatgataatgacaaaaaaaaaaaaaaaacaataataataacaatgataataatgataataatagtaattataataataataataataataataataatagtaataataataataataataataaaataaaataataataatgataataataataataataataataataataatgataataataatgataacaacaatgctaacaatagtaacaataatgatattcataatgataataatataatgatagtgatgacaataactgtaataatgataatgatgataatggtcataatagtgatgatgaaaggtaaagaaaattataataaagaacaaatacagtaataaatacagtgacaataataataataataatagtgacaataacaataataatgacaataataacaacaataataataatgataagaacaacatcaataataacaaaaatgatatctaTAGCGTTAAAAtcaaataatctaataacaaaagcagattaacaacaacaacaaagaataaaacaaaaaagtgagTGAGAATGACAGCAGCAAAAATCAGTTCCTGACTCCGCATGCACCAAGCAGTCCTTTTATGGTGCATGAAGCCATAATGAAGTCAACTTCGCATTCCCGAACTCGGCTCCTGTCTCAAGGGATGTGTGAATGAATGGCAATCTCTAGTATACTATTTTCTTGACACGCTGctgaagttgattttttttttttactttcttatgactttatatatatatatatataatatacatatatatacatatatatatatatatgtatatatacatatatatatattatatatgtatatatatatacgcacacatacatatatatgtatatatatatttattgtgtatacattatatatatttcacacacacacacacatatacacatatacaacacacacatacacacacacacacacacacacacacacacacacacacacttcgcatATGTATACTGTAAGGAACCCTCGCATTCTGCAACCCTTCCCGCGAGCTTCCTACAGTATCTCTCGCTCCCGCGGATTTGTCGCTCAAAGTCGCGTCTTCGttcgtgtgcgtttttttttttttttatttatttatttatattttttttgcgtgAGTATTGAGTGTCTTTGGTtcgttttgtgcttttgttttagtctGCCTGATAGTCGTTCTCTTTGATCCTAAATATATACTTgcgtttttactgtttttactcttttactagttcttattggttattttattgAAAACTTATTTGctgttttaagcattttttttttttttttacctttttgttataaGTTACTTAGTTTGCTTGTTGACTCATCATGGAGTGAAGGTACGGCATCTTTTCAATTGTAGTATTTATGGTCgtcatattttctattatttgtatttttttctcgtgGTTTATGTTATGACATCCTTCCTgatattttaaaactgtaatctgattttatttaatattattattttgtgtggctgatgacgtcacagagtgtatatatatatatatatatatatatatatatatatatatatatatatatatatatatatatatatatatatgacccaatTTACCGCCAAATATAGTCAGTCTACAGCAGTCAGTGTGTATTATTGGCCCTAATTTTGACCCGAGAACACCGGATGCCATAACTACAGCTACACAAAGAAAAGTTAACTATTGAGAGcctgatattatcattttactaggaGCTGGACCCGATCTTAATTCTTATAAGAAAATTTGTAGATTTTGTGAtgtcttgttattttatttcagtggttttattttcatttgtttatttatttttttattcacggTCCCCTCCGGACTTGGCTTTTattcttatgcttttttttattcttttgtgctTTTGCTTACTCTCAGCCTTTGCCATTTTTACTTACCTTCGAGATGCACCTTCAGTGGTTCTATATTTTTAGtaacttttcttttcatattatttaaagGCCTTTTGCCTGAGgatcataatttttttacagCAGTTAACGTAATGCTTTAGCTTAGCACTtcattttgaaattgcttttatttgcTCACGGTAGTTTAAAATAACTATAGGGccctttttgtatttgtttttagttCATTTTCTACTTTAAATGCATAACGCTAAACATTAAGGAAATACACACTTGAGCTTGCTCCCAAGGAGTTCTCATGCAGATTTTCCCAACGCTACCTCAAGGGGATCGGTACATGAGGGTATATTTCAGGTACAGAGTTTTGTCCCTTACTAGCATAAATGGGAGGGAGTTAATAGTGCGGGACCCTGGCCACGGATGCATGCAACTGATAcatcacaatgcacacacacacacacacacacacacgcacacacacacacacacacacacacacacacacacacacacacacacacacacacacacacacacacacacacacacacacgcacgcacacacacacacatacacacacacataaacacatatataaatatatatatatatatatatatatatatatatatatatatatatatatatatatatatatatattcattcattcgttgCATTTACTGGTACTTCGTTACTTTGTGCAAGAacatttttatattctctttcaaCTATAGTGAAGTACACCTATGATTTTTTTCAGTTACTGAACATGAACGTCAAAAGTGGAGCTAAAgaaatgcattttatttattttttctcctttgccgTACTAAAGATAAACGCTAAAATAGAATAGCTATGTCGAGATACATTTCGCTGCAAGCGTTTTATTGCTTTAGTCATATTATTTACAACCTACATACAGACTATTAATGAACACGTCTTAATCtttgttattctgttattctgTAACATATTACTGTACTATATAAACTACATCTTCGCAATATATTCCTAAAACTGGAACTACTGGTGatgtaaagttgttttttttctttaccttattcTCCATCAGTAGACGAAAGgtacgttgtgtgtatgtgtgtgtgtgtgtgtgtgtgtgtgtgtgtgtgtgtgtgtgtgtgttgtgtatctgcgtgtgtatgtgtttgtgagtgacctgtgtgtgtgtatttgtgtttatttgtgatacacgtgtatgcctgtatgtgtttatatatgtatgcacgtgaacgtgtgtttatgtatgtgtgagtatgaccTATGTGTAGGCATGAGACCCCAAGATGCTCTGTGTACGTCGCCTCCACAGCTCTTTCGCTTAATCTCCGCTTCTACTCGTACGTGCGCGATGGACGTCGTTTACTCAGCGAGGGTAAATATCTTTTCTTGGTAGTGGGTGCCTCGTTAATGGGTCTGGCGATTTATGAGGaggttattatttcttattttgtttaagCACCAGTATTAATAGCAATACTGATGGCATTATtactaatgtcatcattattgctattgctggaattaatgatggtgatggtggtgagggtgatgatgatggtgatggtgatggtggtggtgatggtgatggtgatgatgatggtgataataatgataatgataatgagataatgataatggtaacaatagtgataataataatcataataataatgataataaaacgacaataataataaaataatgatattaattatgatgatgatgatgttgataataatgatgataatgacaatgataataataaagatgattataataatgataataatgatgataataataatagtaataataataatgatatctataacgatggtgatgatgatgatcatcataataatgatgctgataatcatcattatcaaggggctaacgccgatgggggcacattgctgcatccacccttcgcttccaacctcgagggtccctcatggcgagtctccaggcaggtcctcggtccatctctaactccttgcgacaggtctggtcgagctgcccaagccatgacctcctaagtcatcccacgggcctcctccatccaggattgtctcgcagagagacaatcctgatgggcagggtcatccacagggaaaccagctaggtgcccatatagcctgagttggtgatcccggattatgcaagtaacaggtcccatgccagtcccacggtatagccgtcggttggactGATGCCAACTGATACGgagaagagacttgttacaaaaggcatctagaccagactccaaggcactagatagcatcaaggtttcgcttccatagagcaaaactggcagtatctgCCAGAGCCGACacctccaaatgctcttattggtcgagttcatggctcctgctgccagtcCAATCTgtttactgacttcttggtctgacagcctagagatatggactttcgctaccaaggtatgcaaagctgtgacttcaacgtcctcaccgcatgcatggattgactgaacagggtcctctaacaggcccccaaagtcctgaatcttggtcttggtccaggagacctctaggcccaaaggCTTCATTTCATTGCTAAATGGATCAAGAGCTGCctccagtgattccagagactcagaaaccccaacatgatctgagatgatctgtccatccactgagcagaccgcagtcatctgtgaggagggcttaaggtacggttagactgaccaactatttcgttggaatccaacgattatcagtgacttggaacccacccgcccgtTTTGGTcacactacgaaaagaaccaccagctcagtccactggatcgcagcatcaaaacaaatcgtgtccgcagtccctcatcagtagttgcgatggatcccgcgcttgtctcccttactcttacgacacttgcttgtttccaaaagtacagagaccaagaaaagtagaaagagactatGGATGAAGCCATGgctacagaaatatgacgagaagacgttcttcctcttcgaaaaatatgcgcgcttgtttatgttcgtccgtcaaatgaggatacaagatatattgcattgtttttcttttatttttttaaataataattaatataagtatatatatgataatttacaattataattaataattgtaatttatttatatatatattaattataatgcataaatatataattagactaatgccatgtatactatagactctcaacgagtatgacttttccactggaacatcgat encodes the following:
- the LOC119573792 gene encoding pro-resilin-like, translating into MYKLVLAAVVVVTVAARPSDPYGPPPPAYPDTPAEYQFSYGVKDDYSKNDYGHSEDRSGYNTQGQYQVLLPDGRVQTVEYSVTKDGGFVANVVAKGVSAYS